A single region of the Clostridia bacterium genome encodes:
- a CDS encoding glycerol-3-phosphate acyltransferase yields MTLLIPAVVGYSMGSVSAGVIVGCFLRGLDIRDWGSGNTGGTNAARVLGLGPGLAVALLDIGKGALATVAGGLISGWGAGAMVGGAAAVVGHIIPAWFGFRGGKGLAVFFGACVILAPRVIIPAGVGWLLAFAALRSAAGASAVAAACLPAIGWATGMSGMHILYLAAMGFPISLRHVPDCISPRRKREPRRLS; encoded by the coding sequence CCTCATTCCGGCCGTCGTCGGATACTCCATGGGCTCTGTCTCGGCAGGCGTCATCGTAGGGTGCTTCCTGCGAGGCCTCGACATTCGAGACTGGGGATCGGGCAACACAGGCGGCACTAATGCGGCACGCGTCCTTGGGCTCGGCCCAGGTCTGGCGGTGGCGCTGCTTGACATCGGCAAAGGCGCCCTGGCCACAGTCGCTGGCGGGCTAATCTCGGGTTGGGGGGCGGGCGCAATGGTTGGAGGCGCAGCCGCTGTAGTGGGCCACATTATACCGGCGTGGTTCGGGTTCAGGGGTGGGAAAGGGCTTGCGGTTTTCTTTGGCGCCTGCGTTATCCTTGCGCCACGGGTCATCATCCCTGCCGGCGTAGGCTGGCTTCTGGCATTCGCTGCGCTCCGGTCGGCGGCGGGCGCCTCAGCTGTTGCCGCTGCGTGCCTTCCCGCCATTGGATGGGCTACTGGTATGTCGGGGATGCACATCTTGTACCTTGCGGCGATGGGATTCCCTATCTCCCTTCGCCATGTGCCGGACTGCATCTCTCCGCGTCGGAAGAGAGAGCCGCGGAGGCTTTCCTAA